A DNA window from Mycoplasmopsis pullorum contains the following coding sequences:
- a CDS encoding MATE family efflux transporter, which translates to MFMIQKWFKTFFSVHFPDSKRQWWEYFIHAFPVVLSGLCFAFNNFVDNFMVLTVNGGTSALSFANFYTSIILAIFTGIGFIGATLVGQYLGAGNIKKTREVISLRIILSAIVVIVILVFAYATPQAMIELVAGPRNNESGQSYDEIVRLAQDYLKYIAIAWILLIWTFTSGNLLREIGLGKYSMYSTITTLCVNITFNSIFMYALNMGVIGAALASVIARVSALVMNFLFLYIKRRELNVFPWQLFHVSPIIFIQFVKRFPSILLSSSAVAFNTVRQIFYNSAHTDNAYNIMNVAVLSITATFTGIFTATFASFSANITKYVGMHLGRSEFDIAVKNGNQLKGFHFMMQVCMSLFFSIFLFILPHIGLFSNSAIKNWALSNPNQTQETLEAVKKVYNEYLIGTLIIMLAFSPFWAWFITSARLISAGGRNNVISLLEFITGALQLAWLALLTYVFVAPNKWDLNVVWFYLVFFLSDIVKLAIFEIVYYNIRWDRNLTHEKFNFHKKKVAKSE; encoded by the coding sequence CAACTTCATGGTCTTAACGGTTAATGGTGGTACTTCAGCACTAAGCTTTGCCAACTTCTATACTTCAATCATTTTAGCGATTTTTACCGGAATTGGATTTATCGGTGCTACTTTGGTTGGACAATATTTAGGAGCTGGTAATATTAAGAAAACCCGCGAAGTTATCAGCTTAAGAATTATTCTCAGTGCAATCGTGGTTATTGTCATTTTAGTTTTTGCTTACGCAACTCCACAAGCTATGATTGAATTAGTTGCTGGTCCGCGTAATAATGAATCCGGTCAAAGTTACGATGAAATTGTACGATTGGCACAGGATTATCTAAAATATATTGCAATTGCTTGAATTTTATTAATCTGAACCTTTACATCTGGAAATTTATTACGTGAAATAGGTCTTGGAAAATATTCAATGTACTCGACCATCACAACTTTATGTGTTAATATTACATTCAACTCGATTTTTATGTATGCCCTAAACATGGGGGTTATTGGTGCTGCTTTAGCTAGTGTCATCGCTCGTGTTTCGGCTCTGGTTATGAATTTCTTATTCTTATATATCAAACGTAGAGAATTAAATGTCTTTCCATGACAACTCTTTCATGTTTCACCAATTATTTTTATTCAATTCGTTAAACGTTTTCCGTCAATTCTATTATCTTCAAGTGCTGTTGCATTTAACACCGTAAGACAAATTTTCTACAATAGTGCTCATACTGATAATGCATATAACATTATGAACGTGGCGGTTTTATCAATTACAGCTACTTTTACTGGTATCTTTACTGCAACATTCGCTTCCTTTAGTGCCAATATCACTAAATATGTTGGTATGCATCTAGGTCGTAGTGAATTTGATATTGCTGTTAAAAATGGAAATCAACTCAAAGGATTCCACTTTATGATGCAAGTGTGCATGTCACTCTTTTTCTCAATCTTTCTTTTTATTCTTCCACACATTGGACTCTTTTCAAACTCAGCAATTAAAAACTGAGCTCTTTCAAATCCAAACCAAACTCAAGAAACATTAGAAGCGGTTAAAAAAGTTTATAATGAATATCTAATTGGTACATTGATTATCATGTTAGCTTTTAGTCCATTTTGAGCTTGATTTATCACCAGTGCAAGGTTAATTTCTGCTGGTGGTAGAAATAACGTTATCTCACTCTTAGAATTTATCACTGGCGCCTTACAACTTGCTTGATTAGCTCTTTTAACTTATGTTTTTGTTGCTCCTAATAAATGAGATTTAAACGTTGTTTGATTCTACTTAGTCTTTTTCTTATCAGATATTGTTAAACTTGCAATTTTTGAAATTGTCTACTACAATATTCGTTGAGACCGTAATCTAACTCACGAAAAATTTAATTTTCACAAGAAAAAAGTAGCGAAATCCGAATAA
- a CDS encoding DNA cytosine methyltransferase, producing MGKNPRKLTPREASRLQGFPSEFIIPVSDTQAYKQFGNSVAVPVIHAISQNILKVLDQNSL from the coding sequence ATTGGTAAAAATCCTCGTAAATTAACACCGCGTGAAGCTAGTCGTTTACAGGGGTTTCCAAGCGAATTTATCATTCCTGTGAGCGACACGCAAGCATATAAGCAATTTGGTAACTCTGTTGCTGTACCAGTAATTCATGCAATTTCTCAAAACATTTTAAAAGTGTTAGACCAAAATTCATTGTAG